The DNA region GGACGAACATATATCCATACTGACAAAGAAAGATTGATCTGTGAGATAGAAGcggaaccagttaaaaacagtaccagagaggccaaccaggtgctttagtctgtttaataaaatgtgatggtctactgtatcaaaggcagcgctaagatccagtaagaccaATACTGTCAGTTTTTGGTTATCTAAATTGCAcctggtgtcatttaaaatcttaaaaagtgctgtctcagtactgtggttcatcctaacACCAGAttgaaatttctcaaaaatattgtttctcattaaaaaataatctaTTTGGTtaaaaactaactaactaaaatTTTACTTAGAaatggtaagttggatacaggtctgtagttgttaaaaatgttgtAGTCTagattgctcttcttcagaaggggcttcaccactgccgttTTATAGGcagtggggaagacacccgtctgaagagagcaagtgactatgtttaaaatctgttcctcaaagaattcATAAAATGTCCTTAAAAGTGATatgggaattgggtctaagaggcaggttgttgggtttacttgggaGAAAGCTCGACCGAGGgcccttgcatcaaccaggttaaaactctccagtgtttcctcgggtaaAAGCAGTGATCCAGGTGTATTGAGAACAGCATTCTGATgggataaaagactggatctgatggcttcagggcattcaatcgtttgcaactggactttgtcagtttgtcttggaagacgtttcgcctctcatccaagcaggcttcatcagttcatgcgcaccagactagataggacagctctagtctaatgaaatggtgttaggttcaagtatttatcctctgagtgaggccaacccccgaaaccaaggatggtatcactctattgtgaggcaaacgatcccccactaaggcggggtagggtgcaacccttgggtgtcaacgacagtcgtctgcctcgttagtgtcccattcttgtcattggaaggctccttgagccatgtgtgaatggctttgttgtttattttcagaggctaaatttttgaatctctttggaagagatgaaaggacagcattgtttgtgggagataggtggtgtctcagacctccccctctgttcagagacggttAACAGAGCAGCTCATCAACTCATCCACTCCACCataaataatcttttttttttttcaaagacattttctaTTCAtccatttatgtttttttttgttttgggagAAGAAAAAGGACATGCAATGACATACAATATGACAacagtgataaataaatgaaacttgCACCTTGAATTCATAACTACTAAAAACTGAGAACGTCTGCTGATGAGGACAGTAAGAAATCTTGACTTATGCTCCCAGAGGacacaagagagacagacaaacatctGAGTTCTGTTCTAACAGTAAGAAATACAAACTCATAATGCAAATGACCAAAATTCATTATCCACAAATCATAGTCCACAAAATAGACTCACAAGAGCTGAGGGGGAGTGCAGTCAGGTCACAATTCTCTATGGGTTTCTCATGAAAAGTGATCACATTACATCTACTTATGTGACCCAttgtttatataaaaatattgataagTGCaactttaaattaaattttaattttaatgaaaGTGCTGTAGTAGATACTCATTTATTTTAGAATGTGGATAGTAAACCCAGCAACACCTTTCACCTTTTTAGAATAACCACTCAATGAAACCCTCAAAGACAGATGTTGTTGGGTCACAGATGCTAGTGCAAAAGATATGACACCTAAATGTTTGTGCGGTGGAAGTGAAAAAGACACAGATAATAGAGATTTAGATAAGAGTATTTCTTAAGCTTTCTGAAGCTCAAACCTTAATCTGGTCATACTTTATCTCTATAAACCTCTAACACATCcagtcacacaaaccacacctGTCCACCACCGCCTTGTGTGTGGCCTTCCACTGTTCCTTATCAGCGTCAGTGCCAATCTCAGGATTCAGCTTCTGTAGGTTGACTCCTGCCACGTTAGCGCCACTCCACACtggcactgaaatgaaaacatacataaacacatacagttAATACTACACTATGTATGATTTTCAAGTAAACTCAACCAACAGAGAAAAACTACCCTCAGAATGCCCTGCAGACTATATGTGACAAATATTCGTATGATTGTTAACTGAGTCTGGTCTGGTGTACCCACCACTGGTGTCTCCGTGTTCTCCCAACACCCAGCCGTTAAAAGAGCTGGCGTGGATGCCAAGGCGTTCAGCCATCAGGTAGCGGAAGCGGGCCGAGTCCAGATTGGTGCCACTGCCGATGACGCGGTGCTTGGGCAGACCGCTCAGTTTCCAGGTCACATAGGTCAACACGTCCACTGCAGAGGGAGCGTTACAAGCAGGGGTTATTGATATGTCgtatacacaaacatacacatgcaaacaaaccaaACGATGGTCAtgtgtgtattaatgtattCACCAGGGTTGGAGACCACAATGAGTGTGCAGTTGGGACTGTATTTGACGATCTGGGGGATGATGGACTTGAAGACATTGACATTCCTCTGCACCAGGTTGAGGcggctctctccctcctgctgaCGAACACCAGCTGTCACCACAACCAGACGAGAGTTGGCTGTCACTGCatagtctggaggaagagagaaggtTAAACAAAATCTGTTCAGTGATGTCTGGAcagatttttctcatttttgtgtTCAGTGCAGCAATATGTGAGCAGGAGGTCCTGACCTTTGTCAGCAATGATCTTGGAGGTCTTGAGGAAAAGGCTACCATGCTGCAGGTCCATCATCTCTCCCTTCAAACGATCCTCCATCACATCGACCAGAGCCAGCTCATCACACAGGTCCTATCCAGAAGTGGAacagaaagacaagaagagagAGTGGTTGTCAAGGAAGGTAAGTTCATTTCACCTTCAATCTGCTTTTCAGGGTTTTACTTTGCAATTTCCAATTTCCAGTGTCATTTCCTATTTGTCTGTAtggtttaaatattttaatcttCCTTTTTATGTTAATGCTGTATTAACTTTTTTATATTGAAATTTTAATGTTAAATATGACAAACGGAATTCCAATTCTATCGCTGCAGTCTCATATGGTCATTCCTGAGCATCTACAGTTTGTGACTGGGAAATATTAACACAGTATTCTTGAAACAAATCACTatagagcaaaacaaaaatccactttGAAAACTCACAAAAAGACAcatgtcatttttatgtaaaaaaaattcaCTCCTTGCCAAATATGAACATACACACTATGCTTATTAAATAATGAACTTCACGTGTTATCAAATATGGGCGATTGTTTTGATTCAATCCTGCCACAACTGTGTAAGCATGTGTGCTATCTCTCCCACCCATTTTCACAATCATTCTCTTCTACTAATTGTCTTACTtgccagcagcctctctctACCTTAGCTAAGGCTATGAGGACACTTTCCCATGTGCCAAAGACAGAGttgcctctctgtgtttctcacaAAAAGCCATCCTCCAAAAAACTTTTATGCACAGAAGGTCAGAATCATATAGTTCATTcatataagaagaagaagaatcggagggtCACACTATTTttaatgcacatgcacacacacgacatgcaattggtgaaacttgtcctccgcatttaacccatcctggtcgtccttctTCCGCCAcgacagaccaggagcagtgggctgtcATCCAACCAacacccggggacccagttccggttcgtcaccattggtcaggtggtggtcatgtttttaatggggttttttttaaggaggaaaccccaggtgaacacggggagaaaatgcaaactccacacagaaaggcccctttcctcgagcagcaggcaccagaGGCATGGTAGAGGACAtgcccccccagccccccccccccttctagctgtgaggcgacagccACCATGCCACCCGTATAGTTTTTCAGATATAGCATCTGCTGAGTCCATGACTGGCCAGTTCATACTGTCACAATTGTGCAAACAGGGAAACAGAACATGGGGAATAGGATCCAAATGCAGAGAGACAGCTGGTGATGCAGGCGCCAGAGGCAGACCTGATGCAGCAAAAAAACGCTTTCGGATGTTGAAGTCAATGGCCAATGGCCATATTGGCTCACTAACATTAGAGCCTACATTAAGTACCCTAACCCaaaccatatttttttttttaaacctaacCCACTAGGGGTTCTTTGAAGATTTGGAAATATATGTGTGACTGTTGGATATTTGTAAGAGACATACACTGACACATATATGACACAATATTATATAATTTACACATGACACATGGCTATGTATCAGATATATGGATGGGCTCTTCTCTACTTCTCTCTTGTAAGAAAGCCGATGCTGAACATGTTGTTGTGTCTTACCCGCAGCAGGATGCTGATGGCACAGGCCATGCCCACCTGGCCCACCCCAACCACTGTCACCTTGCTCCTGGGAGGTTCAGCAGGGCTGCTGGCCAGAGGGCTGATCAgtttctgcagcactgaggaCATTGTCGCAGCTGCAGGGGAACACAGAGAGGACATATCCTGGTGAGCAGGtcccacagcacagcagtttaAACCAGACACAAGAACAGGCAGTCTGCAGATGCTTCAACAGCACTGGATCAAAATGGATTACTGTATCAACACACATACTCTGCAGCACTAGAGGGCGACATATATATGTCCACTAACATGAACACAAGCatagaaaatgtgaatgaatagTACAGTTGCAACTAATTCTGATTGTTACCATCCATGAATCTGGGGAACAATTTTACAACAGAAAAATGGTtataaaattgtcaataaaatgtaaaaaagaaagaaatgtccaTGCTAGTTCTCAGAGTTGAAGATGACATTATAAAATGTCTTGGTCTgcctgaccaacagtccaaaacccaaaaagaTTCAGTTAAACAGACAAAGGCAGCAAATGTTCTATCTACACACTGTCATTTGATTGGAGGGATGATCAACAAATGATTTTGACGACACTGATATTAAGGTAATTTTAACaaattttctttcaaaataagatgttATGAAAATAATTTATAGAATCTGCACCTTACTGTGCATTAAGGGATATTTCTGGTGCAGTGGCATGTCCACCTGCTGAGCTCTGTTAATCAGCATGAGTAACAAGTGAATTTGAAATCCATAATTACAAACCAGCTTGATATCTGATTTCCATGGATCTGGTATTGTGCATCTCTGCTCTCCATATGCCTGCTCACCAAAATTTTGCTCTTCATTCCATAAGACTAATTAACATAATGGATATGATTTGGGTTGTGAAATTAAAGATAAGACGATGTTAAATCGAACATGATGTCATATTGTCAAAGTGAGCATGGATACATGGACTTTTACATAGCTTGCAGATAGTCTGTGTAATACCTTTGTATCTGGGTAAAATCCATAATATCCCCAAATACAAGATGTTATGTTTCTTTTTGACACCAACCCGCAAGCTCTCTTTTGAATctatgcagctgtctgcaccAGCTCACATCTCAGCTGCGTCTCATGAcctgaagcatttattttttcGACAATTAGGGCACAAACATGAGGTTAACGCCCAATAAAAAGGCACCAAATAAATATAAACAGCATGCTGCTGTCTGGACAGACACAATGACAGCCCACAGATCACATGCCCAGTGATATGTGAGGAATTTGTTAAGCTTACTTGTTTAtgtttaaaaatacacattttactttttgtgaGTGTTTATAATGCATCTGTTCAGAACATGGTAGCTTATGTTGTTATTTTGAGCTGGTTTACACTTTTAACCATTacagtgtttcccctagaatttttttcaggcccAGTGGCACCCATCGAAAAAACCCTAAACAGACGAGATGCGTGGGATGGTGTATTGGCGCAGTTGGATTaagtcaggtggcacagcaaacagtctgcaattctgcaattattatatttgcatttgcaaatttttgttcacccagactgtattAAAGATTacaaggagagggtgacttaATAAGGTGCATAATTgcatacaaatggaacatgcttgattacacattggcacttcaaccacacagtgtgcattgttctgtgctgcacttaaTTTTTCTCGGTTTAGAGATCAACTTCACCAAGGCATTGTGGTAGgggaatttcctacacataattgagattctgtcagttataaataatttaaacatttaacaaacattaaacatagaagttttttattcgttttattataacagagatacattcatttgacaatgttattttcatcattattgcttaccaaaaaaaagaagctcaatcagaacaaaaatataagctaaacaacaaattggaaactTATCATGGGGAGTGTGGTACAACCAAGGGCTCCCAGATAGCAAATATTTTGGCTGTATTATGGCATACATGTGGcatttttg from Chaetodon trifascialis isolate fChaTrf1 chromosome 22, fChaTrf1.hap1, whole genome shotgun sequence includes:
- the ldhba gene encoding L-lactate dehydrogenase B-A chain, producing the protein MSSVLQKLISPLASSPAEPPRSKVTVVGVGQVGMACAISILLRDLCDELALVDVMEDRLKGEMMDLQHGSLFLKTSKIIADKDYAVTANSRLVVVTAGVRQQEGESRLNLVQRNVNVFKSIIPQIVKYSPNCTLIVVSNPVDVLTYVTWKLSGLPKHRVIGSGTNLDSARFRYLMAERLGIHASSFNGWVLGEHGDTSVPVWSGANVAGVNLQKLNPEIGTDADKEQWKATHKAVVDSAYEVIKLKGYTNWAIGLSVADLTESIIKNMSRVHPVSTMVKDMYGIGEEVFLSLPCILNSTGVSSVVNMTLTDAEVAQLKKSADTLWGIQKDLKDI